A window of the Vigna angularis cultivar LongXiaoDou No.4 chromosome 3, ASM1680809v1, whole genome shotgun sequence genome harbors these coding sequences:
- the LOC108326486 gene encoding serine/threonine-protein kinase TIO isoform X2 has product MGVENYHVIELVGEGSFGKVYKGRRKHTGQTVAMKFIMKHGKTEKDIHNLRQEIEILRKLKHENIIQMLDSFESPQEFCVVTEFAQGELFEILEDDKCLPEGQVQAIAKQLVKALHYLHSNRIIHRDMKPQNILIGAGSVVKLCDFGFARAMSTNTVVLRSIKGTPLYMAPELVREQPYNHTVDLWSLGVILYELFVGQPPFYTNSVYALIRHIVKDPVKYPDRMSPNFKSFLKGLLNKAPESRLTWPALLEHPFVKETSDEHEARELREINGSRMRSEAERMVEGKTIQTPTGKNNHMAGMEGHIASPLQSEAQLNGHNIDRTNSSVLDDSPGFSNQNIVESGCQRLDRLENNSRTVKSAKIIGQDNEALGHILLPLQKWSKGSQNICSDQDVPQSNQSLRILSNLVAAGAFNSSGRIDELIRELLVFTGSVIAIKSSEVTDMIAKGFSITKILLDNGGSCSSRSYLSHWVEFVEIYSQVVASNNDASGRVLYESSACITVMLSGVAQVLMSSQISGQETSNETANKILDHAKTMGLVDHLCLCLATSGSSLISGSSNMLRAASEACRAIWSLINALDILFMKKCAILFPINALRSHSLHRMEVLQHEQNLFDKADSTKIVDSMTRAFLRSKAVQVAVYYCFHQRLESAMNCCLQLLSRCCLHNEIVPAVLCGLPSSLPVTTVVSGGGDGTIVSEVFTVLSLCSSSVTKDAQSIEPSNVKFKLTNPSALVRHSCLVLAIIAQCLKSTGRNSAMFMLTTAPKKQLARLSVLSHHISHDDKIKVSIEPQSASAMLALASILSLESGALVESPISEIAIPVIPRTSTLSDHLKFSCGNENELDPCNFSGKLSYWQGVRDGYVGLLDSRIKWGGPLAVQQLCASGIPLLLMGLLGNDVLNASHGTDHQNDRVGLSPIGVVWTISLLCHCLSGGALVYRQILIRNEHIKLISNLICDVHIKLVKCWIGPGGGKAGVRDLINAVIDILAFPFVALQNAPGLPSATASVSSGFLLNMGSPGQRVCMEDKGIVKAIEEDMGKYIKILVEVGVPGIILRCVDHMDLNDLGRPVAFLAKMVCHRPLAIQLVSKGLLDPNRMRKLFDCSGPKEVTLDALMIISDLARMDKVFYEYIKGATILEFLKDFLSHEDPNVRAKACSALGNMCRHSAYFYSSLARHQIVGILIERCSDPDKRTRKFACFAIGNAAYHNDLLYEELRRSIPHLANLLQMAEEDKTKANAAGALSNLVRNSDKLCEDIVSKGAVQSLLKLISDCAVSALNPGRNDSGNESPLKIALFSLAKMCAHPLCRQFIRSSPLFPVIGRLQQSPESSIAKYASVIIGKVADP; this is encoded by the exons ATGGGCGTTGAGAACTACCACGTGATTGAACTCGTAGGCGAGGGTTCCTTCGGGAAGGTATACAAGGGAAGGCGCAAGCACACGGGGCAG ACCGTTGCAATGAAGTTCATAATGAAGCATGGGAAAACTGAGAAGGATATTCACAATTTAAGGCAGGAAATCGAG ATCTTAAGAAAGTTGAAGCATGAAAATATCATTCAAATGCTTGATTCCTTTGAAAGCCCGCAAGAATTTTGTGTCGTTACAGAATTTGCACAA GGTGAGCTATTTGAAATTCTTGAGGATGATAAGTGCCTTCCGGAAGGCCAAGTTCAAGCAATTGCAAAGCAATTG GTAAAAGCTTTACACTATTTGCATTCCAATCGGATCATCCATCGCGATATGAAGCCCCAAAATATTCTAATTGGTGCTGGATCTGTTGTCAAG CTTTGTGATTTTGGGTTTGCACGTGCAATGTCTACAAATACAGTTGTTTTGCGATCTATAAAAG GCACTCCGTTGTATATGGCTCCAGAGCTTGTACGTGAACAACCTTACAACCACACTGTAGATTTATGGTCTCTTGGCGTCATACT GTATGAGTTATTTGTTGGCCAACCACCATTTTACACAAATTCTGTATATGCTCTCATCAGACACATTGTTAAG GATCCTGTTAAATATCCTGATCGCATGAGTCCAaatttcaaaagctttttgaaGGGTTTGCTTAACAAG GCACCGGAAAGTCGTCTAACTTGGCCGGCTCTTCTTGAGCACCCATTTGTTAAAGAAACCTCTGATGAACATGAGGCCAGG GAATTGCGAGAGATAAATGGTTCACGCATGCGCAGTGAAGCAGAACGGATGGTTGAAGGGAAAACCATTCAAACTCCAACAG GCAAAAACAATCACATGGCAGGTATGGAGGGGCATATTGCTTCACCGCTTCAGAGTGAAGCTCAGTTAAATGGTCATAACATAGACAGAACTAACTCTTCAGTGCTTGATGATTCCCCGGGattttcaaatcaaaatatCGTAGAGTCAG GCTGCCAAAGATTGGACAGACTTGAAAATAACTCTCGCACAGTCAAAAGTGCAAAAATAATTGGTCAAGATAATGAAGCGTTGGGACATATTCTGCTACCACTGCAAAAATGGTCAAAAGGATCTCAAAATATTTGCAG TGATCAAGATGTTCCTCAATCAAATCAGTCATTGAGGATTCTCTCAAACCTAGTTGCAGCTGGTGCCTTCAATTCTAGTGGACGAATAGATGAACTAATAAGAGAGCTTCTTGTGTTTACTGGATCAGTTATAGCCATTAAGTCCTCTGAAGTTACTGACATGATAGCAAAG GGCTTCTCTATCACTAAGATTTTGCTAGATAATGGCGGAAGTTGCTCTTCAAGATCTTATCTAAGTCACTGGGTTGAATTTGTTGAGATCTATTCTCAG GTTGTAGCATCAAATAATGATGCATCTGGAAGAGTTCTCTATGAATCCAGTGCTTGCATTACAGTCATGCTGTCTGGAGTTGCTCAGGTGCTCATGTCATCTCAAATTTCAGGCCAAGAGACATCGAATGAAACAGCTAACAAAATTTTAGACCACGCAAAAACGATGGGTTTAGTGGACCATCTATGTCTGTGTTTAGCCACATCTGGATCAAGTCTTATTTCTGGTTCTTCCAACATGTTAAGGGCTGCTTCTGAAGCATGCAGAGCTATCTGGTCTTTGATTAATGCACTGGATattctttttatgaaaaaatgtgCCATTTTGTTTCCCATTAATGCGTTGCGCAGTCATTCTTTGCATAGGATGGAAGTTTTGCAACATGAGCAAAATCTCTTTGACAAAGCAGATTCAACAAAAATTGTTGATTCAATGACAAGAGCATTTCTTAGATCTAAAGCTGTCCAGGTTGCTGTTTACTATTGTTTTCACCAACGACTTGAGTCTGCAATGAATTGTTGTCTTCAG CTTTTGTCAAGGTGCTGCCTACATAATGAAATTGTTCCAGCTGTCCTTTGTGGTCTTCCCAGTTCCCTTCCGGTGACTACTGTTGTTAGTGGGGGTGGTGATGGAACTATTGTTTCAGAAGTTTTCACTGTTTTATCATTATGCAGTTCCTCTGTTACCAAAGACGCACAGAGTATAGAACCAAGTAATGTAAAGTTCAAATTAACAAATCCTTCTGCTCTGGTTCGTCATTCATGTCTTGTTCTCGCAATAATTGCTCAGTGTTTGAAGTCAACGGGAAGAAATTCAGCAATGTTTATGCTCACTACCGCACCAAAGAAGCAGCTTGCTCGACTTTCGGTGCTTTCACATCATATTAGTcatgatgataaaataaaagtcTCCATCGAACCTCAAAGTGCATCAGCCATGTTGGCTTTGGCATCCATTCTGTCTCTCGAGTCTGGGGCTTTAGTTGAGTCTCCAATATCTGAAATTGCAATACCTGTAATTCCTCGAACCTCTACACTAAGTGATCATCTTAAATTTTCATGTGGCAATGAAAATGAATTGGATCCTTGCAACTTCAGTGGGAAACTCTCTTATTGGCAAGGGGTAAGAGATGGGTATGTTGGTCTTTTAGATTCCAGAATCAAGTGGGGAGGACCATTGGCTGTTCAGCAGTTGTGTGCAAGTGGCATTCCTCTACTTCTTATGGGCTTATTAGGCAATGATGTTTTAAACGCATCTCATGGAACCGACCATCAAAATGATAGAGTTGGATTGTCTCCAATTGGTGTTGTATGGACAATTTCATTATTATGTCATTGTCTTTCTGGAGGTGCTTTGGTATATCGTCAAATTTTGATTAGGAATGAACATATTAAGCTCATTTCTAACTTGATATGTGATGTTCATATCAAGTTAGTGAAATGCTGGATCGGACCTGGTGGAGGGAAAGCAGGAGTCAGAGATCTAATAAATGCTGTGATAGATATCTTAGCATTTCCTTTTGTTGCTCTTCAAAATGCACCTGGCTTGCCTTCAGCCACTGCTTCTGTCAGCAGTGGCTTTCTTCTTAATATGGGCTCCCCTGGTCAGAGAGTATGTATGGAAGATAAGGGTATAGTTAAGGCAATTGAAGAAGATATGggaaaatatattaagatacTTGTAGAG GTTGGTGTGCCTGGTATTATCCTTCGGTGTGTAGATCATATGGATTTGAATGATTTGGGCAGGCCTGTCGCATTTCTGGCTAAGATGGTATGTCACCGACCTTTGGCAATCCAACTCGTGAGTAAAGGTCTTTTGGATCCAAATAGGATGAGAAAGTTGTTTGATTGTTCGGGCCCAAAAGAGGTCACACTGGATGCTCTTATGATTATTTCTGATCTGGCTCGCATGGACAAG GTATTCTATGAGTACATTAAAGGTGCTACTATTTTGGAGTTCTTGAAAGATTTTCTTTCACACGAGGATCCCAATGTGCGTGCCAAAGCCTGCAGTGCTCTCGGGAACATGTGTCGTCATAGCGCCTATTTTTATAGTTCTCTT GCTAGACATCAAATTGTTGGTATCCTTATCGAAAGATGTTCTGATCCAGACAAACGAACACGAAAGTTTGCTTGTTTTGCT ATTGGAAATGCAGCTTACCACAATGACTTGTTGTATGAGGAGCTGAGGAGATCGATTCCTCATTTAGCAAATTTGTTACAAATGGCTGAGGAAGATAAGACTAAGGCAAATGCAGCGGGAGCACTTAGCAATCTGGTTCGCAACTCTGACAAACTTTGTGAAGACATAGTATCTAAAGGAGCTGTTCAG TCTCTGCTGAAATTAATTTCTGATTGTGCGGTATCAGCCCTAAATCCAGGCAGAAATGATTCAGGAAACGAATCTCCGCTTAAGATCGCTCTGTTTTCCCTTGCAAAGATGTGTGCACATCCACTCTGTAGACAATTCATCCGTTCATCACCTTTGTTCCCTGTGATTGGAAGGCTTCAGCAGTCTCCAGAATCATCCATAGCCAAATATGCCTCCGTCATCATTGGTAAAGTTGCTGATCCttga
- the LOC108326486 gene encoding serine/threonine-protein kinase TIO isoform X1, producing the protein MGVENYHVIELVGEGSFGKVYKGRRKHTGQTVAMKFIMKHGKTEKDIHNLRQEIEILRKLKHENIIQMLDSFESPQEFCVVTEFAQGELFEILEDDKCLPEGQVQAIAKQLVKALHYLHSNRIIHRDMKPQNILIGAGSVVKLCDFGFARAMSTNTVVLRSIKGTPLYMAPELVREQPYNHTVDLWSLGVILYELFVGQPPFYTNSVYALIRHIVKDPVKYPDRMSPNFKSFLKGLLNKAPESRLTWPALLEHPFVKETSDEHEARELREINGSRMRSEAERMVEGKTIQTPTGKNNHMAGMEGHIASPLQSEAQLNGHNIDRTNSSVLDDSPGFSNQNIVESGCQRLDRLENNSRTVKSAKIIGQDNEALGHILLPLQKWSKGSQNICRNPHGDVFPISDQDVPQSNQSLRILSNLVAAGAFNSSGRIDELIRELLVFTGSVIAIKSSEVTDMIAKGFSITKILLDNGGSCSSRSYLSHWVEFVEIYSQVVASNNDASGRVLYESSACITVMLSGVAQVLMSSQISGQETSNETANKILDHAKTMGLVDHLCLCLATSGSSLISGSSNMLRAASEACRAIWSLINALDILFMKKCAILFPINALRSHSLHRMEVLQHEQNLFDKADSTKIVDSMTRAFLRSKAVQVAVYYCFHQRLESAMNCCLQLLSRCCLHNEIVPAVLCGLPSSLPVTTVVSGGGDGTIVSEVFTVLSLCSSSVTKDAQSIEPSNVKFKLTNPSALVRHSCLVLAIIAQCLKSTGRNSAMFMLTTAPKKQLARLSVLSHHISHDDKIKVSIEPQSASAMLALASILSLESGALVESPISEIAIPVIPRTSTLSDHLKFSCGNENELDPCNFSGKLSYWQGVRDGYVGLLDSRIKWGGPLAVQQLCASGIPLLLMGLLGNDVLNASHGTDHQNDRVGLSPIGVVWTISLLCHCLSGGALVYRQILIRNEHIKLISNLICDVHIKLVKCWIGPGGGKAGVRDLINAVIDILAFPFVALQNAPGLPSATASVSSGFLLNMGSPGQRVCMEDKGIVKAIEEDMGKYIKILVEVGVPGIILRCVDHMDLNDLGRPVAFLAKMVCHRPLAIQLVSKGLLDPNRMRKLFDCSGPKEVTLDALMIISDLARMDKVFYEYIKGATILEFLKDFLSHEDPNVRAKACSALGNMCRHSAYFYSSLARHQIVGILIERCSDPDKRTRKFACFAIGNAAYHNDLLYEELRRSIPHLANLLQMAEEDKTKANAAGALSNLVRNSDKLCEDIVSKGAVQSLLKLISDCAVSALNPGRNDSGNESPLKIALFSLAKMCAHPLCRQFIRSSPLFPVIGRLQQSPESSIAKYASVIIGKVADP; encoded by the exons ATGGGCGTTGAGAACTACCACGTGATTGAACTCGTAGGCGAGGGTTCCTTCGGGAAGGTATACAAGGGAAGGCGCAAGCACACGGGGCAG ACCGTTGCAATGAAGTTCATAATGAAGCATGGGAAAACTGAGAAGGATATTCACAATTTAAGGCAGGAAATCGAG ATCTTAAGAAAGTTGAAGCATGAAAATATCATTCAAATGCTTGATTCCTTTGAAAGCCCGCAAGAATTTTGTGTCGTTACAGAATTTGCACAA GGTGAGCTATTTGAAATTCTTGAGGATGATAAGTGCCTTCCGGAAGGCCAAGTTCAAGCAATTGCAAAGCAATTG GTAAAAGCTTTACACTATTTGCATTCCAATCGGATCATCCATCGCGATATGAAGCCCCAAAATATTCTAATTGGTGCTGGATCTGTTGTCAAG CTTTGTGATTTTGGGTTTGCACGTGCAATGTCTACAAATACAGTTGTTTTGCGATCTATAAAAG GCACTCCGTTGTATATGGCTCCAGAGCTTGTACGTGAACAACCTTACAACCACACTGTAGATTTATGGTCTCTTGGCGTCATACT GTATGAGTTATTTGTTGGCCAACCACCATTTTACACAAATTCTGTATATGCTCTCATCAGACACATTGTTAAG GATCCTGTTAAATATCCTGATCGCATGAGTCCAaatttcaaaagctttttgaaGGGTTTGCTTAACAAG GCACCGGAAAGTCGTCTAACTTGGCCGGCTCTTCTTGAGCACCCATTTGTTAAAGAAACCTCTGATGAACATGAGGCCAGG GAATTGCGAGAGATAAATGGTTCACGCATGCGCAGTGAAGCAGAACGGATGGTTGAAGGGAAAACCATTCAAACTCCAACAG GCAAAAACAATCACATGGCAGGTATGGAGGGGCATATTGCTTCACCGCTTCAGAGTGAAGCTCAGTTAAATGGTCATAACATAGACAGAACTAACTCTTCAGTGCTTGATGATTCCCCGGGattttcaaatcaaaatatCGTAGAGTCAG GCTGCCAAAGATTGGACAGACTTGAAAATAACTCTCGCACAGTCAAAAGTGCAAAAATAATTGGTCAAGATAATGAAGCGTTGGGACATATTCTGCTACCACTGCAAAAATGGTCAAAAGGATCTCAAAATATTTGCAG aAATCCTCATGGAGACGTTTTTCCAATCAG TGATCAAGATGTTCCTCAATCAAATCAGTCATTGAGGATTCTCTCAAACCTAGTTGCAGCTGGTGCCTTCAATTCTAGTGGACGAATAGATGAACTAATAAGAGAGCTTCTTGTGTTTACTGGATCAGTTATAGCCATTAAGTCCTCTGAAGTTACTGACATGATAGCAAAG GGCTTCTCTATCACTAAGATTTTGCTAGATAATGGCGGAAGTTGCTCTTCAAGATCTTATCTAAGTCACTGGGTTGAATTTGTTGAGATCTATTCTCAG GTTGTAGCATCAAATAATGATGCATCTGGAAGAGTTCTCTATGAATCCAGTGCTTGCATTACAGTCATGCTGTCTGGAGTTGCTCAGGTGCTCATGTCATCTCAAATTTCAGGCCAAGAGACATCGAATGAAACAGCTAACAAAATTTTAGACCACGCAAAAACGATGGGTTTAGTGGACCATCTATGTCTGTGTTTAGCCACATCTGGATCAAGTCTTATTTCTGGTTCTTCCAACATGTTAAGGGCTGCTTCTGAAGCATGCAGAGCTATCTGGTCTTTGATTAATGCACTGGATattctttttatgaaaaaatgtgCCATTTTGTTTCCCATTAATGCGTTGCGCAGTCATTCTTTGCATAGGATGGAAGTTTTGCAACATGAGCAAAATCTCTTTGACAAAGCAGATTCAACAAAAATTGTTGATTCAATGACAAGAGCATTTCTTAGATCTAAAGCTGTCCAGGTTGCTGTTTACTATTGTTTTCACCAACGACTTGAGTCTGCAATGAATTGTTGTCTTCAG CTTTTGTCAAGGTGCTGCCTACATAATGAAATTGTTCCAGCTGTCCTTTGTGGTCTTCCCAGTTCCCTTCCGGTGACTACTGTTGTTAGTGGGGGTGGTGATGGAACTATTGTTTCAGAAGTTTTCACTGTTTTATCATTATGCAGTTCCTCTGTTACCAAAGACGCACAGAGTATAGAACCAAGTAATGTAAAGTTCAAATTAACAAATCCTTCTGCTCTGGTTCGTCATTCATGTCTTGTTCTCGCAATAATTGCTCAGTGTTTGAAGTCAACGGGAAGAAATTCAGCAATGTTTATGCTCACTACCGCACCAAAGAAGCAGCTTGCTCGACTTTCGGTGCTTTCACATCATATTAGTcatgatgataaaataaaagtcTCCATCGAACCTCAAAGTGCATCAGCCATGTTGGCTTTGGCATCCATTCTGTCTCTCGAGTCTGGGGCTTTAGTTGAGTCTCCAATATCTGAAATTGCAATACCTGTAATTCCTCGAACCTCTACACTAAGTGATCATCTTAAATTTTCATGTGGCAATGAAAATGAATTGGATCCTTGCAACTTCAGTGGGAAACTCTCTTATTGGCAAGGGGTAAGAGATGGGTATGTTGGTCTTTTAGATTCCAGAATCAAGTGGGGAGGACCATTGGCTGTTCAGCAGTTGTGTGCAAGTGGCATTCCTCTACTTCTTATGGGCTTATTAGGCAATGATGTTTTAAACGCATCTCATGGAACCGACCATCAAAATGATAGAGTTGGATTGTCTCCAATTGGTGTTGTATGGACAATTTCATTATTATGTCATTGTCTTTCTGGAGGTGCTTTGGTATATCGTCAAATTTTGATTAGGAATGAACATATTAAGCTCATTTCTAACTTGATATGTGATGTTCATATCAAGTTAGTGAAATGCTGGATCGGACCTGGTGGAGGGAAAGCAGGAGTCAGAGATCTAATAAATGCTGTGATAGATATCTTAGCATTTCCTTTTGTTGCTCTTCAAAATGCACCTGGCTTGCCTTCAGCCACTGCTTCTGTCAGCAGTGGCTTTCTTCTTAATATGGGCTCCCCTGGTCAGAGAGTATGTATGGAAGATAAGGGTATAGTTAAGGCAATTGAAGAAGATATGggaaaatatattaagatacTTGTAGAG GTTGGTGTGCCTGGTATTATCCTTCGGTGTGTAGATCATATGGATTTGAATGATTTGGGCAGGCCTGTCGCATTTCTGGCTAAGATGGTATGTCACCGACCTTTGGCAATCCAACTCGTGAGTAAAGGTCTTTTGGATCCAAATAGGATGAGAAAGTTGTTTGATTGTTCGGGCCCAAAAGAGGTCACACTGGATGCTCTTATGATTATTTCTGATCTGGCTCGCATGGACAAG GTATTCTATGAGTACATTAAAGGTGCTACTATTTTGGAGTTCTTGAAAGATTTTCTTTCACACGAGGATCCCAATGTGCGTGCCAAAGCCTGCAGTGCTCTCGGGAACATGTGTCGTCATAGCGCCTATTTTTATAGTTCTCTT GCTAGACATCAAATTGTTGGTATCCTTATCGAAAGATGTTCTGATCCAGACAAACGAACACGAAAGTTTGCTTGTTTTGCT ATTGGAAATGCAGCTTACCACAATGACTTGTTGTATGAGGAGCTGAGGAGATCGATTCCTCATTTAGCAAATTTGTTACAAATGGCTGAGGAAGATAAGACTAAGGCAAATGCAGCGGGAGCACTTAGCAATCTGGTTCGCAACTCTGACAAACTTTGTGAAGACATAGTATCTAAAGGAGCTGTTCAG TCTCTGCTGAAATTAATTTCTGATTGTGCGGTATCAGCCCTAAATCCAGGCAGAAATGATTCAGGAAACGAATCTCCGCTTAAGATCGCTCTGTTTTCCCTTGCAAAGATGTGTGCACATCCACTCTGTAGACAATTCATCCGTTCATCACCTTTGTTCCCTGTGATTGGAAGGCTTCAGCAGTCTCCAGAATCATCCATAGCCAAATATGCCTCCGTCATCATTGGTAAAGTTGCTGATCCttga